In the genome of Fundidesulfovibrio magnetotacticus, the window CGTGGGGCTGGGCCTAGCCATCGTCAAGCGATTGACCGATTTGATGGGTGGAACGGTGGAGGCGCAAAGCGTCCTCGGCCAAGGGACCACGGTGCGCTTCACAGCCCCTTTTATCTTGCCAGAGTGAGTTCCTCTGCACATCCTAATGATCCAGAGTGGTGGACAAGGTCGTAATCGAGGACTGGCAGATGCTTTACAATGAGGTCCGGCACCACTCAAGCCTGGGCGCGATGACCCCTAAGCTTACGAGGACGTCCCGCCTCCAGATGGAGGAGGCGGGCCTTTTCTGTTGGGACTAGACGATAATAGGCCTCGCTGACCGGCGCGAGAGCGGGGGGGGGCTGGACCGCCAAGGGTGTGCCGTGGGCGCTCCTGCACACGC includes:
- a CDS encoding integrase core domain-containing protein, with the translated sequence MDKVVIEDWQMLYNEVRHHSSLGAMTPKLTRTSRLQMEEAGLFCWD